From one Sparus aurata chromosome 16, fSpaAur1.1, whole genome shotgun sequence genomic stretch:
- the LOC115565936 gene encoding vacuolar protein 8-like, whose product MAPGFCEDCSRLLKEFSAYLRKVCREFGQKVRNVFRELCRCTCFRITPERSLLTEDSTSLLLLCDAEALLNQESLQVLNRLSTSENTDLQMTAAMYYLHLSHNLESSLPDAFMEPVMALLLSTDLHVQKTISLSLVNLLVKNNVCKELVIEMGVLVPVLELFLSGDAAAQCHSCACVVLLASSESNREAVMVDGIIPLLALAKSYDPQVQQNATWALLHLTQSDWSTRILCQAGAIPVLVLLLQSSDSEVQFYSCAALCSIAAVQEHHQKLLSIGGHFLLKSLLTLMSSSVQKNSSQACRCLQTLSKNVLIQEQLMDLDCVSPLKALLKTSSPESALALLSALSAHPPNNDILVSEGLLDEIGQLLHRHRSTSVIITHSCKIIADLCGSRVGQQAVMESLCLSGLLRALLSPALSDETLLHVTSHLDHLMTWDQLRSELSVTITSEQVSRLVKLSGRMQTPQLSYNSAAIISKLEMNDDKLQLLRPHYSTMLDYLLVYLRQKDVKFQQLGIVTIFNLKKDGDFSSLLADSELEAQLRTVHAQTEETRRLLQMIQLSSVYP is encoded by the exons ATGGCCCCGGGCTTTTGTGAGGACTGCTCCCGACTGCTCAAAGAGTTTTCTGCTTATTTAAGGAAGGTTTGCAGAGAGTTTGGGCAAAAAGTCAGGAATGTTTTCAGAGAGCTCTGTCGGTGCACCTGCTTCAGGATCACACCTGAGAGGAGTTTGCTGACCGAGGACTccacctctctgctcctcctgtgtG aTGCTGAAGCTCTACTGAATCAGGAAAGTCTTCAGGTGCTGAACAGACTCTCAACCTCCGAAAACACTGATCTACAGATGACTGCGGCCATGTATTATTTACATCTCAGTCATAACT TGGAGTCTTCATTACCAGATGCCTTCATGGAGCCGGTCATGGCTTTACTTTTATCAACTGACCTGCATGTGCAAAagaccatctctctctccttggtCAATCTGTTAGTAAAGAATAATG TGTGTAAAGAGTTAGTGATTGAAATGGGAGTGCTGGTGCCCGTGTTGGAGCTGTTCCTGTCTGGTGATGCCGCCGCCCAGTGTCACTCATGCGCCTGTGTCGTCCTGCTGGCCTCCTCAG AATCGAACAGAGAGGCTGTCATGGTGGATGGAATCATACCACTGTTGGCTTTAGCAAAATCCTACGACCCACAGGTGCAACAGAACGCAACCTGGGCTCTGTTACATCTCACACAGTCAG ACTGGTCAACAAGGATTTTATGTCAGGCAGGAGCCATTCCTGTCCTGGTCCTTCTGCTGCAGTCCTCAGATTCAGAGGTTCAGTTCTACAGCTGCGCTGCTCTGTGCAGCATCGCTGCTGTCCAGGAGCACCACCAGAAGCTACTCAGCATTGGAGGCCATTTTCTGTTAAAGTCTCTTCTGACCCTCATGTCTTCCTCTGTGCAAAAA AATTCATCCCAGGCATGCCGATGCCTCCAAACTCTCTCAAAGAATG TTCTGatccaggagcagctgatggATCTGGACTGTGTGTCGCCTCTGAAGGCGCTGCTGAAAACGTCGTCACCGGAGTCAGCCTTAGCTCTGCTGTCTGCACTGTCTGCACACCCACCGAACAAT gacATCCTGGTTAGTGAAGGTCTGCTGGATGAGATCGGTCAGCTGCTTCATCGTCACAGATCCACCTCAGTTATAATCACACACAGCTGCAAGATAATCGCTGACCTGTGCGGCTCCCGCGTGGGTCAGCAG GCTGTGATGGAAAGCCTGTGTTTATCAGGACTCCTCCGGGCGCTTCTGTCTCCCGCCTTGTCAGATGAGACCTTGCTGCATGTGACATCACACTTAGATCACCTGATGACTTGGG ATCAGCTCAGGTCTGAGTTGTCAGTGACGATAACGTCAGAGCAAGTTTCAAGACTGGTGAAGTTGTCAGGACGAATGCAAACTCCCCAGTTGTCATACAACAGTGCGGCCATCATCAGCAAACTAGAAATGAACG ATGATAAGCTCCAGCTGCTGAGACCTCACTACAGCACCATGTTGGACTACCTGCTGGTTTACCTCAGACAGAAAGATGTGAAGTTCCAGCAGCTTGGCATAGTTACAATATTCAACCTGAAGAAAG ATGGAGACTTTTCATCCCTGTTAGCTGACAGTGAGTTGGAGGCTCAGCTCAGGACGGTTCATGCGCAGACGGAGGAAACCAGACGGCTGCTGCAAATGATCCAGCTATCTTCCGTTTAcccttaa